The Salegentibacter sp. Hel_I_6 region ACAGTTTATACTCTAAAAACAGATAATTTGCCTGGTATTACTGATTTACCAGACTATGTAAAAGATTATCCTGATAAAGAATGGGAGGAAACTCAAAGAGAAGTTGCCCCTACTACCGTTTATTTTTCAGGGAATGGCGAACATGCCGTGGTAAATATTCGATCTAAAGACAATAAAGACCGATGGATTGCTAAAATTGATTTAGAAACCGGTGAGTTAAGCACTTTAGATCGTCAAAGAGATGAAGCCTGGATTGCAGGACCAGGGATTGGTTATGCATATTATGGTGGTGAAGAAATGGGCTGGTTGGCTGATAATAAACATATTTATTTTCAGAGTGAAGAAACCGGATATTCGCATTTGTACTTATTAGATGTTACCAGCGGAAATAAAAAAGCACTTACTGAAGGCGATTTTGAAGTTTTTGATCCCGAACTTTCAAATAATAAAAAGCATTGGTTTTTAACAACTTCTGAAGTTGGACCGGGCGAACGTCACTTCTATAAAATGCCGGTTATGGGTGGCAAAATGGAAAAACTTACCCAAATGCATGGTCACAATAACGTCTTCCTTTCTCCCGATGAAAAAAACATGGCCATTTTACATTCTTACAGTAACAAGCCCTGGGAATTATATTTAAAGAAAACCAAGGCAAATGCTGAAGCCAAACAACTAACCGAAGGACAATCTGAAGCATTTAGCAGCTATGAATGGAGAGAACCCGAATTAATAGAATTTGAAGCCGAAGATGGTGCTATGGTTCCCGCCAGATTATACAAGCCAGAAGCCGATGTAAAAAATGATGCAGCAGTAGTTTTTGTGCACGGTGCGGGTTACCTGCAAAACGCTCACAAATGGTGGAGCAGCTATTTTAGAGAATATATGTTTCATAACCTATTAACAGATCTTGGCTACACCGTGATCGATATCGATTACCGCGGCAGTGCGGGGTATGGTCGTGACTGGCGAACAGGAATTTATCGCCATATGGGTGGAAAAGACCTTTCTGACCAGGTTGATGGTGTGGAATATTTAATAGAAAATCACGGTATAAACCCTGAAAAAGTAGGGATCTACGGTGGCAGTTATGGTGGTTTTATTACCCTTATGGGAATGTTTAATGAACCTGAAACCTTTAAAGCCGGTGCAGCATTAAGATCGGTTACCGATTGGGCGCATTATAACCACGGATACACTTCTAATATTTTGAATGAACCTGCGGCAGATCCTATTGCTTACCGAAGATCTTCTCCCATTTATTTTGCTGAAGGTCTGGAAGGCGATTTATTGATCGCACACGGCATGGTAGATGTAAATGTTCATTTTCAGGATGTAGTAAGACTTTCGCAACGTTTAATTGAATTAGGCAAAGAAGACTGGGAAATGGCAGTTTATCCTGTAGAAGACCACGGTTTTGTAGAACCCAGCAGCTGGACCGATGAATATCGCAGAATCCTGAAGTTGTTCAACGAAAGCCTTTTAGACTAATGGATATTGAATTTGTAAGAAGTCAGTTTCCAGCGCTCCAAAGAGAGTTTACATTTATGGATAATGCCGGTGGTTCACAAACTTTAAAGAAAGTGGCAGAACGCATCAGCGGGTATCTATTACATCATAATGTGCAACTTGGGGCTTCGTATAAAGTTTCCCGGGAAGCCGGAGAAAAACTCACTTACGCTACCAAGCAAGTAAGCAGATTTATAAATGCTGGCAAACCAGAAGAAGTGGTTATAGGTCCTTCTTCTTCTATGCTTTTACGAATTTTAAGTATTTGTATTAGCAAGCAATGGCAGGAAGGTGACGAGGTAATTGTCACCAATACAGATCATGAAGCCAATGTTTCCCCCTGGACAGATTTAAAAGAAAAAGGCATTAATGTTAAGACCTGGAAAGCCAATCCTGAAAGTCTAGAACTTGAAATAAGCGATCTCAATAAATTATTAAGTAATCGCACAAAATTGGTTGCGGTAACACACGCTTCAAATATTTTAGGAAGTATAAATCCTATTAAAGAAATTGCAAAAACGGTTCATAAAGCGGGAGCCCTTATTTGTGTAGATGGGGTGGCTTATGCTCCTCATCGCCGGGTAGATGTTAGACAATTAGATGTAGATTTTTATGTGTTTAGCTGGTATAAAACCTATGGCCCACATTTGGCGGTGATGTATGGTAAATACAATCAGTTGCATAAAATGGATGGCATTAACCACTACTTTTTTACCAAAAAGGATGTGCCTTATAAATTTCAACCGGGAAATTTCAACTTTGAACTAACCTATAGTTTATTGGGAATTACCGAATATTTTGAACAATTATTCAAACACGAATTTCCCCGGGAGAAAAAAGCCGATTTTCAGGAAAAAATGGATAAAATCTTTGACTTGATTGGCAGACATGAAGAACGCATAAGCAAACCTTTAATTAATTTTCTATCGGAACATCCCGATATTAGAATAATTGGCCAGGATACGGCTAACAGAGAGAAAAGAGTTCCCACGATTTCCTTTATTCATAATAAATTGAAAAGTGATGAAATAGTCGAAAAGGTTGATGATTACCGAATGGGAATTAGGTTTGGCGATTTTTACGCCAAAAAGCTTATTGAAGATACAGGTTTAAAAGAGAAAAACGGAGTGATTAGAGTGAGTTTGGTTCATTACAATAGCCTGGATGAAGTAAAAAGATTGATTTGGGTTTTAAAGAAAATCATTTAATTTTTTTGCCCCGAATACACGAATGTTTTTTCTTAAGATTTATTACGAATTGCGCTCCTATGGAGCTCTAAAAACTATGTCTATTATTTTTATAAATATGGCGCCTCGATGAGGCTCCATAAAAAGAGATTATCAAACAAAACAGGACTGCAAAGCTCCATAATAGCGAAATATTTATAGAAAGCTCTGCTCTCTCCCGATTTGTTTCGGGATTCTAATAGCCTTTGAGGCTGTTCATCTTAGATTCTGAAATAAATTCAGAATGACGATAAAACTACTTAGATGCAAAAATCTAAAAATTAAATCCTCAGCGATTAAAAAACTTTTTAGTAAGCTTCAGCTCCGTAGGAGCGAAATATTTATAGAAAAAGATGATCTAAAAATCATAGAGTTCCATAGGAGCGGCATAAAAAAAGCCACGAACCAAATTAATGATTCGTGGCTTAATTATTTTCTGCGAAACTAAACTATCCTATAGCCTGTTTTAAGTCGGCTATCAAATCTTCTTCATCTTCAATTCCCACACTTAATCTTATTAAGGAATCTACCACTCCAATTTTCGTCCTTTCTGCTTTTGGAATAGAAGCATGCGTCATACTGGCGGGATGCCCGGCCAGCGATTCTACTCCTCCAAGGGATTCGGCCAGCGTGAAAACTTTTAGCTTTTCAACAAGCTTTGTAGCACTTTTTAGCGTGTCTTCTTTTGTGGTAAAAGAGATCATTCCGCCGAAACCTTTCATTTGCTTTTTGGCGATATCGTGGTTTGGATGATCTTCGAATCCGGGCCAGTAAACCTTTCCTACTTTTGGATGTGATTTCAGGAATTTCGCAATCGCTGCTCCATTTTCACAATGACGCTGCATTCTAAGATGCAGGGTTTTTATTCCGCGTAAAACAAGAAAACTATCTTGCGGACCGCAAATTGCACCGCTGGCTTTCTGAATAAAATATAGTTTTTCAGCTAATTTTTCATCTTTTACAACTAATCCACCCAAAACTACATCACTATGCCCGCCTAAATATTTTGTAGCACTATGCATTACAATATCAGCTCCAAGATCTAGTGGTTGTTGCAAATAAGGTGTTGCAAAAGTATTATCTACTGCAAGTAGTAAATCCCGTGATTTTGCAATTTTAGAAACCGCTTCTATATCAATAATATTCATCATTGGGTTGGTTGGTGTTTCAACCCAAATCAATTTTGTATTCTCATTAATATATTCTTCGATATTATTTGCTTTATCCATCCCGATAAAGTGAAATTTGATTCCGAAATTCTCATAAATTGAAGTAAATAATCGGTAAGAACCCCCGTAAAGATCGTTGGTAGAAATAATCTCGTCACCGGGTTTAAAAAGTTTTAATACCGCATCTATGGCTGCAAGACCAGAACCAAAAGCAAGTCCGAATTTGCCATTTTCAATGCTGGCAATAGATTTCTCTAAAGCCGAACGGGTTGGGTTCCCACTTCTGGAATATTCAAAGCCTTTATGGCCGCCCGGCGTGCTTTGTGAATAGGTAGTGGTTTGATAGATAGGAGGCATTACAGCACCGTAAGCCGGGTCTATATTATCCTGCCCTCCATGTATAGTTTTGGTATTAAATTTCATAAGTTTTCAGTTTCCATCAAATGTAGCATGCTCGTTGTGTTTAAACAAAATAGGTTTATCTTTATTCGCTGTATTTAACAGCCTTTTATATGTACCGAAAATTACTCCTCCTACTCAGTCTTTTCTTAGTTTTTATTTCCTGTAAGGATGATAAATCTGATGCCAGTGTCAAACAGGTTAAGGGCGATACCGAAGCACTTAGCTTTTATGATGAAGGTTTATTGCCTAAAGATTTTGAAGCCTGCAAAAATGCTAAATGCCCTAAAATAAGAGTGAATTACTTAAAATTTAGAGAAGAAGATCGGGAAGCGGCAAAAGTTATGAATACCCAGAATGAAGCGCAGCTCGTTAGAATATTTAACAATACAGAAGAAGATACTGATGCCAAAAATATAAAGGAAGCAGTAGATGAATTTATCCAGGATTTTCAGAATTTTAAAAATGATTTCCCGGAATCTGAAGCCGGTTACGAAGTAGAAATCTCCCAATCGGTTTTAAGCCAGACCAAAAAAATATTAGTCTTAGAAACCGATTTTTACTTGTTTACCGGTGGTGCACACGGCTACGGTGCTACGCATTATTCCAATTTCGATATCCCTTCAGGCGAATTGCTGGAAAAAGAAGATTTATTTTCAGACCTGGAAGCCTTTAGAAATTTTGCTGAAAAAGAATTTAGAAAGAAATATGAAATTTCGGAAGCAGAAAATATAAATTCACAGGGCTTT contains the following coding sequences:
- a CDS encoding prolyl oligopeptidase family serine peptidase, with protein sequence MKKLLPYSSKIKFHLLFLTLLSFSYSAISQTSELSLEKIMQDPNWMGTFPSNIKWSADSETLYFDYNPEKNAQDSLYKIDLKNTSEISKVSLEEERKIIPGYGDFNKDRSKKIFSKKGNLVIYDQKSGETTQLLDLSESISNAEFMEDENKISFISGENAFIYDRKAGSIKQLTNISKGKAEEDKEDKTSEKDAWVRDENLELLEVVNKRKTDKESRDAYKEATAEVEAYTFYLNDKDLSNLQVSPNGKFATFKLITRERNGSTDVPNYVDESGYTANLPARSKVGEDKTSIEMAIYNFEKDTVYTLKTDNLPGITDLPDYVKDYPDKEWEETQREVAPTTVYFSGNGEHAVVNIRSKDNKDRWIAKIDLETGELSTLDRQRDEAWIAGPGIGYAYYGGEEMGWLADNKHIYFQSEETGYSHLYLLDVTSGNKKALTEGDFEVFDPELSNNKKHWFLTTSEVGPGERHFYKMPVMGGKMEKLTQMHGHNNVFLSPDEKNMAILHSYSNKPWELYLKKTKANAEAKQLTEGQSEAFSSYEWREPELIEFEAEDGAMVPARLYKPEADVKNDAAVVFVHGAGYLQNAHKWWSSYFREYMFHNLLTDLGYTVIDIDYRGSAGYGRDWRTGIYRHMGGKDLSDQVDGVEYLIENHGINPEKVGIYGGSYGGFITLMGMFNEPETFKAGAALRSVTDWAHYNHGYTSNILNEPAADPIAYRRSSPIYFAEGLEGDLLIAHGMVDVNVHFQDVVRLSQRLIELGKEDWEMAVYPVEDHGFVEPSSWTDEYRRILKLFNESLLD
- a CDS encoding cysteine desulfurase-like protein translates to MDIEFVRSQFPALQREFTFMDNAGGSQTLKKVAERISGYLLHHNVQLGASYKVSREAGEKLTYATKQVSRFINAGKPEEVVIGPSSSMLLRILSICISKQWQEGDEVIVTNTDHEANVSPWTDLKEKGINVKTWKANPESLELEISDLNKLLSNRTKLVAVTHASNILGSINPIKEIAKTVHKAGALICVDGVAYAPHRRVDVRQLDVDFYVFSWYKTYGPHLAVMYGKYNQLHKMDGINHYFFTKKDVPYKFQPGNFNFELTYSLLGITEYFEQLFKHEFPREKKADFQEKMDKIFDLIGRHEERISKPLINFLSEHPDIRIIGQDTANREKRVPTISFIHNKLKSDEIVEKVDDYRMGIRFGDFYAKKLIEDTGLKEKNGVIRVSLVHYNSLDEVKRLIWVLKKII
- a CDS encoding cystathionine gamma-synthase; the encoded protein is MKFNTKTIHGGQDNIDPAYGAVMPPIYQTTTYSQSTPGGHKGFEYSRSGNPTRSALEKSIASIENGKFGLAFGSGLAAIDAVLKLFKPGDEIISTNDLYGGSYRLFTSIYENFGIKFHFIGMDKANNIEEYINENTKLIWVETPTNPMMNIIDIEAVSKIAKSRDLLLAVDNTFATPYLQQPLDLGADIVMHSATKYLGGHSDVVLGGLVVKDEKLAEKLYFIQKASGAICGPQDSFLVLRGIKTLHLRMQRHCENGAAIAKFLKSHPKVGKVYWPGFEDHPNHDIAKKQMKGFGGMISFTTKEDTLKSATKLVEKLKVFTLAESLGGVESLAGHPASMTHASIPKAERTKIGVVDSLIRLSVGIEDEEDLIADLKQAIG
- a CDS encoding DUF3298 and DUF4163 domain-containing protein; the protein is MYRKLLLLLSLFLVFISCKDDKSDASVKQVKGDTEALSFYDEGLLPKDFEACKNAKCPKIRVNYLKFREEDREAAKVMNTQNEAQLVRIFNNTEEDTDAKNIKEAVDEFIQDFQNFKNDFPESEAGYEVEISQSVLSQTKKILVLETDFYLFTGGAHGYGATHYSNFDIPSGELLEKEDLFSDLEAFRNFAEKEFRKKYEISEAENINSQGFFFENDKFALPENIAVTKNRVILVYNRYEAASYAEGELKLSFPRNKVAQWLKY